The following are from one region of the Rhipicephalus microplus isolate Deutch F79 chromosome 1, USDA_Rmic, whole genome shotgun sequence genome:
- the LOC119165983 gene encoding uncharacterized protein LOC119165983: MSSDGRCAACHKCLSAPECIIQCSDCSCRYHTGVCSGVSEKTIKTKGEAYRIAWRCPTCRRNKLRDPVKKPNEELETQDVRLLLVTINDKLDQLLPLRDVVEGIEDSLQFWSEQYDDLLRRVEQNEHHIKELRHRTEKLETQNSNVSEMEAEIDNLEWRSQRLNLEFHGIMPTENEDLLNKVNALAPDVELPPLPDDAVVAIHRLPFKKGKISGIICRFARQADRDKWWKNRNKLRGRDDHVYILENLTKRTRALLQETKSWAKDVNFKHAWHNNGRVLVRKDDKDKAVVVTCISDLDKLS, encoded by the coding sequence ATGTCATCTGATGGGCGATGCGCCGCATGCCACAAGTGCTTGTCTGCTCCCGAGTGTATAATTCAGTGCAGTGATTGTTCTTGCAGATACCATACGGGAGTATGTTCGGGAGTATCGGAAAAAACAATCAAAACGAAGGGAGAGGCATACCGTATAGCTTGGCGGTGTCCCACTTGCAGGAGAAACAAACTACGCGACCCAGTTAAGAAACCAAACGAAGAACTTGAAACACAAGATGTACGACTTTTGTTAGTTACAATTAACGACAAACTTGACCAACTTCTGCCTTTGAGAGATGTAGTGGAAGGTATTGAGGACTCATTGCAGTTCTGGAGCGAACAGTATGATGACTTGCTACGCCGGGTCGAGCAGAATGAGCATCATATCAAAGAACTCAGGCACCGGACAGAAAAGCTTGAGACCCAGAACAGTAATGTAAGTGAAATGGAAGCTGAAATCGACAATCTGGAATGGAGAAGCCAGCGTCTCAATCTAGAATTCCATGGCATCATGCCTACGGAAAACGAGGACTTGCTGAACAAAGTAAATGCGCTGGCGCCTGACGTTGAGCTTCCGCCCCTTCCAGACGATGCCGTGGTAGCAATTCATCGTCTTCCATTCAAGaaaggaaaaatatcgggcataaTTTGCCGTTTTGCAAGGCAGGCAGATAGGGACAAGTGGTGGAAAAACAGGAATAAACTTCGCGGCCGTGATGATCACGTGTACATACTCGAGAACCTAACTAAACGAACTCGTGCTTTGCTTCAAGAAACAAAAAGCTGGGCAAAGGATGTTAACTTCAAGCACGCATGGCACAACAACGGGCGAGTTCTTGTTCGTAAAGACGATAAGGACAAGGCTGTTGTTGTCACATGCATAAGCGACCTAGATAAACTAAGCTAA